In Leptolyngbya sp. O-77, the genomic window GATCGCCTGCCATAGCAAAATCACTCCCAACACCAGCGCCGCTACCGCCAAAACGCTATGAATCGGCAGCCGCACATGGACATTCGTAAACCCTGCGCCATAGGCTACGCCGCTGGTGGAATACAGCAGCCCGTAGCGGTTGAGCCAGTGCGCCAGGGCGATCGCCAGCATCAGCGCCCCACCCAGCCCGCAGAGATGGCGCAACTGTGGCAGCGACCAGCCCAAAAATTTTCCCTCACTGAGGCTGTCGCCCGCCAACAAGTAAACCAGCACCACCGACAGCAGCCCCAGCAGCGTCAGCCCCATCGCCCAGTAAGATAGCAATTCCAGCGCAGGTAGCCGGAATACATAAAAGCTAATGTCGTGCCCAAACAGCGGATCGGCTCGGTTAAACGGCGTGGGAGAAGCGGCCAGCAGGAGTTTGGCCCAATATTCCGACAGCACCAGCCCAAAGCCCAGACTGGTGAGCAGCGCCCAGCCCCACAGCAGCACTCGCGGATACACCAGCAGCCCCACCGCCAGCCCCAGAATAATCAGCGCCAACCACGGCTGCTGGAGGCTCTGGACGAGCAGTTGCCCCAGCGTTTCGGCTCGAAATCGCACGGGGACTTGAGCAGCAGGTGTATAGACGCTGAGGGCCGGCCGCCAGTGGCTAATCGCCACGCCCGCGTGATAGGCCAGCGCCGCACTCATCCACAGGCTGATGCCCGACACCAGCACCGCCAGTGGACGCAGCCGCAGCCCCCCAAACCGGGGAATCGGGGTCAGGTTGAGGTGTGGGTCAGAATGTCGATGGGCGATCGCCAAATTTCCCCACAGAAATACCAGGCTCAGCCCAAACCCCAGCAGCCCCAGCCCTCCCTGCACACCCAGCCGCAGCCAAAACACCCGCAGATGCGCCACCCGCTGAAACCACAGCCCCTCTGCAACTAGCAGCCGCAGCAAATCGAGCAGCAGCAAGCCTCCCACCACGGCCAGCGGGATGGCATAACGGCGCGGGAGTCGGAGCCAGCGGGGGAGGGGCATAGGAAAGCAGCGGAAGAAACAGCAATGAGGAATCAGTTATCAGGGGACGCGACCAGCACGC contains:
- a CDS encoding UPF0182 family protein, with product MPLPRWLRLPRRYAIPLAVVGGLLLLDLLRLLVAEGLWFQRVAHLRVFWLRLGVQGGLGLLGFGLSLVFLWGNLAIAHRHSDPHLNLTPIPRFGGLRLRPLAVLVSGISLWMSAALAYHAGVAISHWRPALSVYTPAAQVPVRFRAETLGQLLVQSLQQPWLALIILGLAVGLLVYPRVLLWGWALLTSLGFGLVLSEYWAKLLLAASPTPFNRADPLFGHDISFYVFRLPALELLSYWAMGLTLLGLLSVVLVYLLAGDSLSEGKFLGWSLPQLRHLCGLGGALMLAIALAHWLNRYGLLYSTSGVAYGAGFTNVHVRLPIHSVLAVAALVLGVILLWQAIASHRWRAVPAVSAAPFRGAAASLPNRGFVSRTAATPGLPPSASQSRGRVPSAPADSALLLRGWRSREERIAEYAQWSGTAVDLPLRSGRGAEETVALLPRRVPPLFWGPMLHLAVAAIATTLIPFVVQSFVVQPNELALETHYIQRTIALTRDAFNLQVIQDDIFDPQTDLTRADLQANDLTIDNIRLWDSRPLLETNRQLQRIRPYYEFPDADLDRYQLPTTQGTIGLRQVLIAARELDYSGVPADAQTWVNQHLIYTHGYGFTVSPVNTADEGGLPSYFVEGVEQVVNDPRIPALLPTRQIPAFILAN